One part of the Gadus macrocephalus chromosome 8, ASM3116895v1 genome encodes these proteins:
- the rab36 gene encoding ras-related protein Rab-36 isoform X1: MLNAMGFPPPVSKDRVITKYPKAYTPQASLQVKEDWNLRTKASCQDRAARNQPWDRQKMSKAVVVGDVNVGKTCLINRFCKDVFHRDYKATIGVDFEIERFEVAGTPFSLQIWDTAGQEKFKCIASAYYRGAQVIITVFDMTDIRSLENTRQWLSEAMTENESGGNLVFLVGTKSDLLSVEERQRTEQDATKMAAEMQGEFWAVSAKSGENVPEFFFRVAAVALEDIVLRDTESGAATSIALANSIRSDRAERPKETKSTCC; this comes from the exons ATGCTCAACGCGATGGGCTTTCCTCCGCCGGTCAGTAAAGACAGAGTTATCACCAAATACCCCAAG GCCTACACCCCCCAGGCCAGCTTGCAGGTGAAGGAGGACTGGAACCTCAGGACCAAAGCCTCCTGCCAGGACCGGGCGGCCAGGAACCAGCC GTGGGACCGACAGAAAATGTCGAAAGCAGTAGTGGTTGGAGATGTTAACGTGGGAAAAACATGTCTTATTAACAG GTTCTGTAAGGATGTGTTCCATCGGGACTACAAGGCCACCATCGGCGTGGACTTTGAGATTGAGCGTTTCGAGGTGGCCGGGACGCCGTTCTCCCTCCAGAT ATGGGACACGGCCGGGCAGGAGAAGTTCAAGTGCATCGCCTCAGCGTACTACAGAGGAGCCCAAG TGATCATCACGGTGTTCGACATGACGGACATCAGGAGCCTGGAGAACACTCG CCAGTGGCTGAGTGAGGCGATGACGGAGAACGAGTCCGGGGGAAACCTGGTCTTCCTGGTCGGCACCAAGAGCGACCTGCTG TctgtggaggagaggcagaggacgGAGCAAGACgccaccaagatggccgccgagATGCAAGGAGAGTTCTGGGCTGTTTCTGCCAAATCAG GGGAGAATGTTCCAGAGTTCTTCTTCAGAGTGGCGGCGGTGGCCTTGGAAGACATCGTCCTGAGAGACACAGAAAGCGGCGCGGCCACTAGCATCGCTCTAGCTAACAGCATCC GATCGGATCGAGCAGAGAG
- the rab36 gene encoding ras-related protein Rab-36 isoform X2 encodes MLNAMGFPPPAYTPQASLQVKEDWNLRTKASCQDRAARNQPWDRQKMSKAVVVGDVNVGKTCLINRFCKDVFHRDYKATIGVDFEIERFEVAGTPFSLQIWDTAGQEKFKCIASAYYRGAQVIITVFDMTDIRSLENTRQWLSEAMTENESGGNLVFLVGTKSDLLSVEERQRTEQDATKMAAEMQGEFWAVSAKSGENVPEFFFRVAAVALEDIVLRDTESGAATSIALANSIRSDRAERPKETKSTCC; translated from the exons ATGCTCAACGCGATGGGCTTTCCTCCGCCG GCCTACACCCCCCAGGCCAGCTTGCAGGTGAAGGAGGACTGGAACCTCAGGACCAAAGCCTCCTGCCAGGACCGGGCGGCCAGGAACCAGCC GTGGGACCGACAGAAAATGTCGAAAGCAGTAGTGGTTGGAGATGTTAACGTGGGAAAAACATGTCTTATTAACAG GTTCTGTAAGGATGTGTTCCATCGGGACTACAAGGCCACCATCGGCGTGGACTTTGAGATTGAGCGTTTCGAGGTGGCCGGGACGCCGTTCTCCCTCCAGAT ATGGGACACGGCCGGGCAGGAGAAGTTCAAGTGCATCGCCTCAGCGTACTACAGAGGAGCCCAAG TGATCATCACGGTGTTCGACATGACGGACATCAGGAGCCTGGAGAACACTCG CCAGTGGCTGAGTGAGGCGATGACGGAGAACGAGTCCGGGGGAAACCTGGTCTTCCTGGTCGGCACCAAGAGCGACCTGCTG TctgtggaggagaggcagaggacgGAGCAAGACgccaccaagatggccgccgagATGCAAGGAGAGTTCTGGGCTGTTTCTGCCAAATCAG GGGAGAATGTTCCAGAGTTCTTCTTCAGAGTGGCGGCGGTGGCCTTGGAAGACATCGTCCTGAGAGACACAGAAAGCGGCGCGGCCACTAGCATCGCTCTAGCTAACAGCATCC GATCGGATCGAGCAGAGAG